From Microcaecilia unicolor chromosome 11, aMicUni1.1, whole genome shotgun sequence, the proteins below share one genomic window:
- the RBBP4 gene encoding LOW QUALITY PROTEIN: histone-binding protein RBBP4 (The sequence of the model RefSeq protein was modified relative to this genomic sequence to represent the inferred CDS: deleted 1 base in 1 codon): MADKEAAFDDAVEERVINEEYKIWKKNTPFLYDLVMTHALEWPSLTAQWLPDVTRPEGKDFSIHRLVLGTHTSDEQNHLVIASVQLPNDDAQFDASHYDSEKGEFGGFGSVSGKIEIEIKINHEGEVNRARYMPQNPCIIATKTPSSDVLVFDYTKHPSKPDPSGECNPDLRLRGHQKEGYGLSWNPNLSGHLLSASDDHTICLWDISTVPKEGKVVDAKTIFTGHTAVVEDVSWHLLHESLFGSVADDQKLMIWDTRSNNTSKPSHSVDAHTAEVNCLSFNPYSEFILATGSADKTVALWDLRNLKLKLHSFESHKDEIFQVQWSPHNETILASSGTDRRLNVWDLSKIGEEQSPEDAEDGPPELLFIHGGHTAKISDFSWNPNEPWVICSVSEDNIMQVWQMAENIYNDEDPDGTVDPEGQGS, from the exons caGCCTTTGATGATGCTGTAGAGGAACGGGTCATCAATGAGGAATATAAAATTTGGAAAAAGAACACTCCTTTTTTGTATGACCTGGTGATGACGCATGCCCTAGAGTGGCCTAGTTTAACTGCTCAGTGGCTTCCTGATGTCACAAG GCCCGAGGGGAAAGATTTCAGTATCCACCGCCTGGTGCTTGGGACTCACACCTCAGATGAACAGAACCACTTGGTGATTGCCAGCGTGCAGCTGCCTAATGATGATGCCCAGTTTGATGCCTCACATTATGACAGTGAGAAAGGAG AGTTTGGCGGATTTGGTTCTGTAAGTGGGAAAATTGAAATTGAAATTAAGATAAATCATGAAGGAGAAGTGAATCGAGCACGATACATGCCTCAGAATCCCTGCATTATCGCCACCAAGACCCCCTCCAGTGATGTGCTGGTTTTTGACTACACTAAGCATCCTTCCAAACCAG ATCCCTCTGGTGAATGTAATCCAGACCTGCGTCTCCGTGGACACCAAAAGGAGGGTTATGGGCTTTCCTGGAACCCGAATCTCAGCGGGCACTTGCTCAGTGCCTCGGATGATCAT ACCATATGTCTGTGGGACATCAGTACTGTCCCAAAGGAAGGGAAGGTGGTGGATGCAAAAACCATATTTACAGGGCACACGGCAGTAGTGGAAGACGTTTCCTGGCACCTGCTCCATGAATCCCTCTTTGGATCTGTGGCTGATGATCAGAAACTCATGAT CTGGGATACACGGTCAAATAACACATCCAAGCCAAGCCACTCGGTGGATGCTCACACTGCTGAAGTGAACTGCCTCTCT TTTAACCCCTATAGCGAGTTTATTTTGGCCACAGGGTCTGCTGACAAG ActgttgcattatgggatctTCGAAACTTGAAACTGAAGTTGCATTCCTTTGAATCGCACAAGGATGAAATTTTCCAg gTGCAGTGGTCTCCTCACAATGAAACTATTCTGGCCTCCAGTGGCACTGACCGTAGGCTGAATGTCTGGGACCTGAG CAAAATTGGTGAGGAACAGTCCCCAGAGGATGCAGAAGATGGTCCACCAGAGCTGTTG TTTATTCATGGAGGTCACACAGCTAAGATCTCGGATTTCTCCTGGAATCCCAATGAACCTTGGGTAATTTGTTCTGTATCAGAAGATAATATCATGCAGGTGTGGCAGATG